In Amblyraja radiata isolate CabotCenter1 chromosome 38, sAmbRad1.1.pri, whole genome shotgun sequence, a genomic segment contains:
- the LOC116967014 gene encoding protein kinase C and casein kinase substrate in neurons protein 3-like isoform X1 codes for MPDGQSAGEQGKAIERAAMSLKYCNVPSPEATSNSFWMPDKYKSTAKRVDDGYKICNDIMLCFQERAKIEKQYSLQMAAWSRKWKPLVEASPMYGTLLKAWHAFLTSADRLSELHSDIHTSLVAEDTGRIRKWQKEMYHKKFFGGFKETHEVAHGFKKAQKPWTKKLQKAGKLRKLYHAKRKKERVAILRENGCRANAASSWKQQKQLRQREQRSQEAEKVKQRYTKTIEDLNKYNPKYMEEMEMVFDQSQQLEQKRTVFLKQIFLSIHRHLDVTNNESFRSIFKDLHQTVLSINDQNDLKWWRNTYGPGMPTNWPHFEEWSPGPEKITDKKGKGQKEAEKVVLQSLSLNKGYSLGEDGRNIPGVRIRALYDYSSQESDELSFKAGQELTKIEDEDEQGWCKGYLDGGRIGLYPANYVELVQ; via the exons ATGCCAGACGGGCAGAGCGCCGGGGAGCAAGGGAAGGCCATTGAACGAGCCGCCATGTCTCTGAAGTACTGCAATGTCCCGAGCCCTGAAGCGACCAGCAACAGCTTCTGGATG CCGGACAAGTATAAAAGCACGGCCAAGCGAGTGGACGATGGCTACAAGATCTGCAACGACATCATGCTGTGTTTCCAAGAGAGGGCCAAGATCGAGAAACAGTACTCGCTGCAGATGGCGGCTTGGTCACGCAAGTGGAAGCCCTTGGTCGAAGCAA GTCCCATGTACGGCACCCTGTTGAAGGCATGGCACGCCTTCCTCACGTCCGCTGACCGCCTCAGTGAGCTGCACTCGGACATCCACACCTCCCTGGTGGCCGAGGACACGGGCCGGATCCGCAAGTGGCAGAAGGAGATGTACCACAAAAAGTTCTTTGGGGGATTCAAGGAAACACACGAGGTGGCGCACGGATTCAAGAAAGCGCAGAAGCCCTGGACAAAGAAACTGCAAAAG GCAGGGAAGTTGAGGAAACTCTACCACGCCAAGCGGAAAAAGGAGCGCGTGGCCATTCTGCGGGAGAACGGGTGCCGTGCCAACGCTGCCTCCTCCTGGAAGCAGCAGAAACAGCTGCGGCAGAGGGAGCAGCGCAGCCAGGAGGCGGAGAAG GTGAAGCAACGTTATACAAAGACCATCGAGGATCTAAACAAGTACAACCCCAAGTACATGGAGGAGATGGAGATGGTCTTTGATCAGAGTCAACAGTTGGAGCAGAAACGCACCGTCTTCCTCAAACAGATCTTCCTGTCCATACATCGGCACCTGGATGTGACCAACAATGAGAG TTTCCGCTCGATATTTAAGGATCTTCACCAGACGGTGCTATCGATAAACGACCAGAACGATTTAAAATGGTGGCGCAACACGTATGGGCCGGGAATGCCGACAAACTGGCCGCACTTTGAG GAATGGAGCCCAGGGCCAGAGAAGATCACAGACAAGAAGGGAAAAGGACAGAAGGAAGCAGAGAAGGTGGTTCTTCAAAGCTTAAG TTTAAATAAAGGTTATTCCTTGGGGGAGGATGGCAGGAACATCCCAGGCGTGAGAATCCGCGCCCTCTATGATTACTCCAGCCAGGAATCAGACGAGCTGAGTTTCAAGGCGG GTCAGGAACTGACTAAAATCGAGGATGAGGATGAACAGGGCTGGTGTAAAGGTTACCTGGATGGAGGCCGGATTGGACTGTACCCTGCAAACTATGTGGAGCTCGTACAGTAG
- the LOC116967014 gene encoding protein kinase C and casein kinase substrate in neurons protein 1-like isoform X3, translating into MPDGQSAGEQGKAIERAAMSLKYCNVPSPEATSNSFWMPDKYKSTAKRVDDGYKICNDIMLCFQERAKIEKQYSLQMAAWSRKWKPLVEASPMYGTLLKAWHAFLTSADRLSELHSDIHTSLVAEDTGRIRKWQKEMYHKKFFGGFKETHEVAHGFKKAQKPWTKKLQKAGKLRKLYHAKRKKERVAILRENGCRANAASSWKQQKQLRQREQRSQEAEKVKQRYTKTIEDLNKYNPKYMEEMEMVFDQSQQLEQKRTVFLKQIFLSIHRHLDVTNNESFRSIFKDLHQTVLSINDQNDLKWWRNTYGPGMPTNWPHFEEWSPGPEKITDKKGKGQKEAEKVVLQSLRSGTD; encoded by the exons ATGCCAGACGGGCAGAGCGCCGGGGAGCAAGGGAAGGCCATTGAACGAGCCGCCATGTCTCTGAAGTACTGCAATGTCCCGAGCCCTGAAGCGACCAGCAACAGCTTCTGGATG CCGGACAAGTATAAAAGCACGGCCAAGCGAGTGGACGATGGCTACAAGATCTGCAACGACATCATGCTGTGTTTCCAAGAGAGGGCCAAGATCGAGAAACAGTACTCGCTGCAGATGGCGGCTTGGTCACGCAAGTGGAAGCCCTTGGTCGAAGCAA GTCCCATGTACGGCACCCTGTTGAAGGCATGGCACGCCTTCCTCACGTCCGCTGACCGCCTCAGTGAGCTGCACTCGGACATCCACACCTCCCTGGTGGCCGAGGACACGGGCCGGATCCGCAAGTGGCAGAAGGAGATGTACCACAAAAAGTTCTTTGGGGGATTCAAGGAAACACACGAGGTGGCGCACGGATTCAAGAAAGCGCAGAAGCCCTGGACAAAGAAACTGCAAAAG GCAGGGAAGTTGAGGAAACTCTACCACGCCAAGCGGAAAAAGGAGCGCGTGGCCATTCTGCGGGAGAACGGGTGCCGTGCCAACGCTGCCTCCTCCTGGAAGCAGCAGAAACAGCTGCGGCAGAGGGAGCAGCGCAGCCAGGAGGCGGAGAAG GTGAAGCAACGTTATACAAAGACCATCGAGGATCTAAACAAGTACAACCCCAAGTACATGGAGGAGATGGAGATGGTCTTTGATCAGAGTCAACAGTTGGAGCAGAAACGCACCGTCTTCCTCAAACAGATCTTCCTGTCCATACATCGGCACCTGGATGTGACCAACAATGAGAG TTTCCGCTCGATATTTAAGGATCTTCACCAGACGGTGCTATCGATAAACGACCAGAACGATTTAAAATGGTGGCGCAACACGTATGGGCCGGGAATGCCGACAAACTGGCCGCACTTTGAG GAATGGAGCCCAGGGCCAGAGAAGATCACAGACAAGAAGGGAAAAGGACAGAAGGAAGCAGAGAAGGTGGTTCTTCAAAGCTTAAG GTCAGGAACTGACTAA
- the LOC116967014 gene encoding protein kinase C and casein kinase substrate in neurons protein 3-like isoform X2: MPDGQSAGEQGKAIERAAMSLKYCNVPSPEATSNSFWMPDKYKSTAKRVDDGYKICNDIMLCFQERAKIEKQYSLQMAAWSRKWKPLVEASPMYGTLLKAWHAFLTSADRLSELHSDIHTSLVAEDTGRIRKWQKEMYHKKFFGGFKETHEVAHGFKKAQKPWTKKLQKAGKLRKLYHAKRKKERVAILRENGCRANAASSWKQQKQLRQREQRSQEAEKVKQRYTKTIEDLNKYNPKYMEEMEMVFDQSQQLEQKRTVFLKQIFLSIHRHLDVTNNESFRSIFKDLHQTVLSINDQNDLKWWRNTYGPGMPTNWPHFEEWSPGPEKITDKKGKGQKEAEKVVLQSLSLNKGYSLGEDGRNIPGVRIRALYDYSSQESDELSFKVRN, encoded by the exons ATGCCAGACGGGCAGAGCGCCGGGGAGCAAGGGAAGGCCATTGAACGAGCCGCCATGTCTCTGAAGTACTGCAATGTCCCGAGCCCTGAAGCGACCAGCAACAGCTTCTGGATG CCGGACAAGTATAAAAGCACGGCCAAGCGAGTGGACGATGGCTACAAGATCTGCAACGACATCATGCTGTGTTTCCAAGAGAGGGCCAAGATCGAGAAACAGTACTCGCTGCAGATGGCGGCTTGGTCACGCAAGTGGAAGCCCTTGGTCGAAGCAA GTCCCATGTACGGCACCCTGTTGAAGGCATGGCACGCCTTCCTCACGTCCGCTGACCGCCTCAGTGAGCTGCACTCGGACATCCACACCTCCCTGGTGGCCGAGGACACGGGCCGGATCCGCAAGTGGCAGAAGGAGATGTACCACAAAAAGTTCTTTGGGGGATTCAAGGAAACACACGAGGTGGCGCACGGATTCAAGAAAGCGCAGAAGCCCTGGACAAAGAAACTGCAAAAG GCAGGGAAGTTGAGGAAACTCTACCACGCCAAGCGGAAAAAGGAGCGCGTGGCCATTCTGCGGGAGAACGGGTGCCGTGCCAACGCTGCCTCCTCCTGGAAGCAGCAGAAACAGCTGCGGCAGAGGGAGCAGCGCAGCCAGGAGGCGGAGAAG GTGAAGCAACGTTATACAAAGACCATCGAGGATCTAAACAAGTACAACCCCAAGTACATGGAGGAGATGGAGATGGTCTTTGATCAGAGTCAACAGTTGGAGCAGAAACGCACCGTCTTCCTCAAACAGATCTTCCTGTCCATACATCGGCACCTGGATGTGACCAACAATGAGAG TTTCCGCTCGATATTTAAGGATCTTCACCAGACGGTGCTATCGATAAACGACCAGAACGATTTAAAATGGTGGCGCAACACGTATGGGCCGGGAATGCCGACAAACTGGCCGCACTTTGAG GAATGGAGCCCAGGGCCAGAGAAGATCACAGACAAGAAGGGAAAAGGACAGAAGGAAGCAGAGAAGGTGGTTCTTCAAAGCTTAAG TTTAAATAAAGGTTATTCCTTGGGGGAGGATGGCAGGAACATCCCAGGCGTGAGAATCCGCGCCCTCTATGATTACTCCAGCCAGGAATCAGACGAGCTGAGTTTCAAG GTCAGGAACTGA